The Candidatus Cloacimonadota bacterium genome segment CGGAAAATAAGAGAAATTCGCTAAAAAAGAAAAAAATAAAAAGGAGAAAAGTATGCGAAAAGTAATCAAATTAGTCTCAATGTTGGTGGTCACTGTTATGTTATTATCAATCATCAGCGGATGTTTTGGTAGTTTCAATTTAACAAGGAAGCTGTACAAATGGAATGAAGATGTTGGTGATAAGTGGACTAATACTGCTGTTTTATGGGTTTTTATGATAATTCCGGTTTATGAAGTTTGCGGATTCATCGATTTTGCGATTTTAAATACAGTCGAATTCTGGACTGGTGAAAATCCATTGGAAATGACTCATTCCGACAAAGAAATTAAAACAATCGAGGTAAATGGAAAGATCTATAATGTAATTACAACTATGAATAGATATAATATTAAACTCGTGAATACTGAAGATGCAGGAAAATCTATTTCGTTAGTATTCAAACCGGAAACAAAAACCTGGGAAATGATCACTGAAGATGATGTCATTACCGTAGTAGAACTGGGAAATAAAATTAAATTCTGATGCTTGTTGTATGATCCAGATACTGCTGGCTTAGATAACAATGTAACAAGAGGTAAAAATGTACAAAATTGTTTTATTGCGACACGGTGAAAGTGTCTGGAACAAAGCCAATCGCTTTACAGGCTGGACAGATGTTGAACTTTCTGAAAAGGGAATAAGGGAAGCACACGAAGCTGGCAAGATACTGAAAGAAGAAGGATACACTTTTGATCTTGCTTTTAATTCTGTCCTGAAAAGAGCGATCCAGACTCTCTGGATAACTCTTGAGGAAATGGACTTGATGTGGATCCCTATCTATAATCACTGGCGTCTAAATGAAAGACACTATGGTGCTTTACAGGGTTTGAACAAAGCGGAAACAGCTAAAAAATATGGAGAAGAACAAGTCCTTATCTGGAGAAGAAGTTATGCCACTCCTCCCCCGCTTCTGACACCCGATGATGAGCGTTTTCCCGGTTTTGAGGAAAAGTATAAAAATCTGACCAAAGATGAACTTCCGTTAGGAGAATGTTTAAAAGATACAGTTGAGAGAGTTCTCCCCTACTGGCATGAAACAATTGTTCCGACTATAAAAACAGGAAAAAAGATCATCATTTCTGCTCATGGAAACAGCTTACGGGCTTTAGTTAAATATCTCGATAATATGAGCGAAGAAGCAATTCTAAAACTGAATATACCTACCGGAGTTCCGTTGGTTTATGAATTGGATAAAAATATCAAACCAATAAAACATTATTATCTCGGAGATTCGGAAGCAATTCAAAAAGCAATGGCTTCAGTTGCTGCTCAAGGAAAAGTGAAGTAGCAATTCGAGTTGTAAGGAGCTTGCGACGACGACTTGAAACCTCTAAAGTTTGCTATCATTTTGTTTCGACTCGTCGCTTCGCTTACGAGTAGAATAGAGTCGTAAGAACAAAGGAGTATTTATGCTCAAAAAAAATATTTTCGTATTTTTTCTATCATTGTGTTTATTACCATTATTTGCTCTTGAAATCGGGGGAAAAAATCTTCCCGACACTAAGATTATTGGAGAGAAAAACCTGATCCTGAATGGAGCGGGAATTCGTAAAAAGCTGATCATCAAAGTTTATGCTTGCGGACTTTATCTTCCCCAAAAAAACAAAGATTCTAAATCCATTCTTCATGCAGACGAAACAATCGCGATCAGGATGCATTTCATTTACAAAAAAGTCTCTTCCGAAAAATTGATAGATGCCTGGAACGAAGGTTTTTCTAATTCCAATG includes the following:
- a CDS encoding 2,3-diphosphoglycerate-dependent phosphoglycerate mutase, which gives rise to MYKIVLLRHGESVWNKANRFTGWTDVELSEKGIREAHEAGKILKEEGYTFDLAFNSVLKRAIQTLWITLEEMDLMWIPIYNHWRLNERHYGALQGLNKAETAKKYGEEQVLIWRRSYATPPPLLTPDDERFPGFEEKYKNLTKDELPLGECLKDTVERVLPYWHETIVPTIKTGKKIIISAHGNSLRALVKYLDNMSEEAILKLNIPTGVPLVYELDKNIKPIKHYYLGDSEAIQKAMASVAAQGKVK
- a CDS encoding DUF3332 family protein; its protein translation is MRKVIKLVSMLVVTVMLLSIISGCFGSFNLTRKLYKWNEDVGDKWTNTAVLWVFMIIPVYEVCGFIDFAILNTVEFWTGENPLEMTHSDKEIKTIEVNGKIYNVITTMNRYNIKLVNTEDAGKSISLVFKPETKTWEMITEDDVITVVELGNKIKF
- a CDS encoding chalcone isomerase; translation: MLKKNIFVFFLSLCLLPLFALEIGGKNLPDTKIIGEKNLILNGAGIRKKLIIKVYACGLYLPQKNKDSKSILHADETIAIRMHFIYKKVSSEKLIDAWNEGFSNSNVADSLQPKIDKFNSFFSKPALKNDIYDIVYSPEEGTSVFINNELQGTIKGSQFRKAVFSIWLGENTALPKLKEKLLGK